In the genome of Leptospira noumeaensis, one region contains:
- a CDS encoding GNAT family N-acetyltransferase yields MNETFEIKISDTFRDFTKEEWNLLVHPDSVFQEYEFLSGLENTGCIGNSDWIPVLISARREGILFGVLPAYLRSDSYGEYIFDFQWANAFHRAGIPYYPKLTVAVPFTPVTGARILLHPNLKPEERDILVSSLLQTLLEFGKEKDTSSVHILFCKENEQSLGIQNSFAPRLSHQYHWFNKGFANFEEFLSTLVKDRRKTIRQERRKISESGLTIQTLTGDEITEDHAHIFYQFYQDTHSKKWGQPYLNRKFFLEMHQTFRHRLVLVLASDSLGKPVGGSWNVFREGFLFGRYWGALEHVPNLHFECCYYRLIDFAIEHKMERVEAGAQGEHKFLRGYEAVPMYSLHHIYNEQGRAAIESYLEREIVMERENISAYNSQSPIKSLREG; encoded by the coding sequence TTGAATGAAACGTTTGAGATAAAAATTTCCGATACCTTTCGGGACTTTACAAAGGAAGAATGGAATCTTTTGGTTCACCCAGATTCCGTCTTCCAGGAGTATGAATTCCTTTCGGGTTTAGAAAATACAGGTTGTATTGGAAATTCTGATTGGATACCGGTTTTAATCTCTGCTAGGCGAGAGGGGATTTTGTTCGGAGTCCTTCCGGCTTATCTTCGGAGTGATTCCTATGGCGAGTATATTTTTGATTTCCAATGGGCCAATGCCTTTCATCGGGCAGGGATTCCATATTATCCAAAACTGACTGTAGCGGTTCCCTTCACTCCAGTGACGGGGGCTCGGATTTTACTCCATCCTAATTTAAAACCTGAAGAAAGAGATATCCTTGTTTCCTCACTTTTACAGACCCTTTTAGAATTTGGAAAAGAAAAAGATACTTCTTCCGTTCATATTTTATTTTGCAAAGAAAATGAACAAAGTTTAGGGATTCAAAATTCCTTTGCTCCTAGGTTGTCTCACCAATACCATTGGTTTAACAAAGGTTTTGCGAATTTTGAAGAGTTTTTATCCACTCTTGTCAAAGACCGGAGAAAAACAATCCGCCAAGAAAGGAGAAAAATTTCTGAATCGGGACTTACCATCCAAACCCTTACGGGTGACGAGATCACAGAAGACCATGCTCATATCTTTTATCAATTTTATCAAGACACCCATTCCAAAAAATGGGGACAGCCCTATCTGAATCGGAAATTCTTTTTGGAAATGCATCAGACCTTTCGCCATCGTTTGGTTCTTGTTTTGGCAAGCGACTCTTTAGGGAAACCTGTGGGTGGGAGTTGGAATGTATTTCGGGAAGGCTTTCTTTTTGGAAGGTATTGGGGAGCATTGGAACATGTTCCCAACTTGCATTTTGAATGTTGTTATTACCGATTGATTGATTTTGCAATCGAACATAAAATGGAACGAGTGGAAGCAGGTGCACAAGGGGAACATAAATTCCTAAGGGGTTATGAAGCCGTTCCCATGTATAGTTTACATCATATTTATAATGAACAGGGAAG
- a CDS encoding sodium:solute symporter family protein has product MNFQAAFIIGYLLITIAIGVYAAKRVKNSKDFILAGRSLPLPISTAALFATWFGSETILGSSVEFAKGGFLAVIQDPFGGALCLFLLGLVFAKYLYRMQILTFGDFYRNRYGKKMEFIAGICLIFSYFGWVAAQFVALGIMVQILFGINQFTAIVIGACLVVFYTYLGGMWSVSMTDFFQSISIIIGLVFVIYELNGVKSIWSSIQEKPEGFFNFFPESNYHAWTLYLSAWMVVGFGSLPQQDIFQRVMSAKSEKVAIRASYLSSVLYLLFALIPLFLGLHAKSLIPDFDLNSETGQLLIPTMIAKFSSPWIQVLFFSALISAILSTASGAILAPSSILSENILKYAFKDMNDKKLLLLSRTSVLIIAGISFLLAVGKPSIYALVEDSGGISLVTLFIPMVFGLMSQKADERSALFSLFVGITTWLILEVYGDDMTSHFYGTIASLIAILVGMYFFPKKEQVAEAK; this is encoded by the coding sequence ATGAATTTCCAAGCGGCTTTCATCATTGGTTACCTTCTCATCACAATTGCCATTGGAGTCTATGCGGCAAAAAGAGTAAAAAACTCAAAAGACTTTATTTTAGCCGGTAGAAGCCTCCCCCTTCCCATCTCCACGGCTGCTTTATTTGCCACTTGGTTTGGAAGTGAAACCATTCTTGGATCTTCTGTGGAGTTTGCCAAAGGAGGATTTTTAGCCGTCATCCAAGACCCGTTTGGTGGTGCACTTTGTTTATTTTTACTAGGACTTGTTTTTGCAAAGTATCTCTACCGAATGCAAATCCTTACCTTCGGTGACTTCTATAGAAACCGCTATGGGAAAAAAATGGAGTTTATCGCAGGGATCTGCCTTATCTTTTCCTATTTTGGTTGGGTCGCTGCCCAGTTTGTAGCACTCGGAATCATGGTGCAAATTCTATTTGGAATCAACCAATTCACAGCCATTGTGATTGGAGCCTGTCTTGTTGTTTTTTACACTTATCTTGGTGGAATGTGGTCTGTATCTATGACCGATTTTTTCCAATCCATCTCCATCATCATTGGCCTTGTTTTTGTGATCTATGAGTTAAATGGTGTTAAATCCATATGGTCAAGCATCCAGGAAAAACCCGAGGGATTTTTTAATTTTTTTCCTGAATCTAATTACCATGCTTGGACTTTGTATTTATCTGCTTGGATGGTGGTTGGTTTTGGATCTTTGCCCCAACAGGATATTTTCCAAAGAGTGATGTCTGCCAAATCCGAAAAAGTAGCGATTCGAGCCTCTTACCTTTCTTCTGTTTTGTATTTACTTTTTGCCCTCATCCCATTGTTTTTAGGTCTTCATGCCAAAAGTTTAATCCCTGATTTTGACTTAAATTCGGAAACAGGACAACTTCTCATTCCTACAATGATTGCCAAGTTTTCAAGCCCTTGGATCCAAGTATTATTTTTTTCTGCTCTTATCTCCGCCATTCTTTCCACTGCATCAGGTGCCATACTGGCCCCATCTTCAATATTATCTGAGAATATTTTAAAATACGCATTTAAGGATATGAATGATAAAAAACTATTACTACTTTCTAGAACTTCTGTTCTTATCATTGCAGGGATTTCCTTTTTACTAGCAGTCGGAAAACCTTCGATTTATGCTCTCGTGGAGGATTCTGGTGGAATTTCTCTTGTGACTTTATTTATCCCTATGGTGTTTGGACTCATGAGTCAAAAGGCAGATGAAAGGTCCGCCCTTTTTTCTTTATTTGTGGGAATCACCACATGGCTTATTCTGGAAGTTTACGGTGACGATATGACAAGCCATTTTTATGGAACCATAGCAAGCCTTATCGCCATACTTGTTGGAATGTATTTTTTTCCTAAGAAAGAGCAAGTCGCAGAAGCCAAGTAA
- a CDS encoding AI-2E family transporter gives MSWIKNKNETIVYLLLGAIFIGTCLTLFFVFKPFLWASFLALLFYLTTRKIHKKLKNVLGIKFHGLSPYIMVILMLAGVFVPSYLILSTLIRESLNLVSYIRNQLTEESIVSLLLNSPMLTDFFTENEFFWIKLPLMYREYVGQHMDILNLDSIYSLLKNSSGFLLGSFEVPGAIIFNAFFTFILLFFLYKEGSRMEHALFVLLPFPTEIEERLGRRIEEAIRTVMMGNLFISLLQGALIYVLLLFTSVSNKFLLSSIATIFSLIPVVGTSVVWLPIGLYIGLVQENWTGSVLFMIAGGASYLILENFVKPKILDKKLKTHPFLIFLSLIGGLQEFGVAGIIIGPMALTLVIILWDFWKIFRETRFQNT, from the coding sequence ATGAGTTGGATTAAAAATAAAAACGAAACTATCGTCTACTTACTACTTGGGGCGATTTTTATAGGCACTTGTCTTACGTTATTTTTTGTTTTCAAACCATTTCTTTGGGCAAGTTTTCTAGCATTGTTATTTTACCTCACAACAAGGAAAATTCATAAAAAACTAAAGAATGTTTTGGGTATCAAATTCCATGGCCTGTCACCTTACATCATGGTGATACTGATGCTTGCCGGAGTTTTTGTTCCCTCCTATTTAATTCTTTCTACCTTAATCAGAGAATCCTTAAATTTAGTGAGTTATATCCGAAACCAACTCACAGAAGAATCAATTGTTTCTCTTTTATTAAATAGTCCGATGCTTACTGACTTTTTTACAGAGAATGAATTTTTTTGGATCAAACTTCCTCTGATGTACCGCGAATATGTGGGCCAACATATGGACATTCTCAATTTAGATTCCATCTACAGTTTACTCAAAAACTCATCTGGATTTTTACTCGGATCTTTTGAAGTACCTGGTGCCATTATCTTCAATGCATTTTTTACCTTCATTTTGCTTTTCTTTTTATACAAAGAAGGAAGTCGAATGGAACATGCACTTTTTGTTTTACTCCCTTTTCCCACAGAAATTGAGGAAAGACTGGGAAGGCGAATTGAGGAAGCCATTCGTACAGTGATGATGGGAAACCTTTTTATTTCCTTATTGCAAGGAGCTCTCATCTACGTTTTGTTACTTTTTACCTCAGTTTCAAATAAGTTTTTACTTTCAAGTATCGCCACAATTTTTTCTCTGATTCCCGTTGTGGGAACCTCTGTGGTTTGGTTGCCGATTGGACTCTACATTGGCCTTGTACAAGAAAACTGGACTGGTAGTGTACTTTTTATGATCGCAGGCGGCGCAAGTTATCTCATTTTAGAAAACTTTGTGAAACCCAAAATTTTAGATAAAAAACTAAAAACACATCCCTTTCTTATTTTTCTCTCTTTGATTGGCGGATTACAGGAGTTTGGTGTTGCAGGGATCATCATTGGTCCAATGGCCTTAACTCTTGTCATCATCCTTTGGGACTTTTGGAAAATTTTTAGAGAAACTCGTTTTCAAAATACCTAA
- the xseA gene encoding exodeoxyribonuclease VII large subunit produces METVDSSLSVSEVNRLIKSKLQDSPEFKNIWIRGEISNHSQTNSSGHMYFSLKDQASVIKCAFFSFQAKNYRGTPLRNGMEILVYGSVSVYEPGGYYSITVQKVEEIGEGDILLKIEKLKKALHEKGIFDVTRKRPLPKFPKRLGIVTSPKGAAVEDIIRIATDLNPSIQILVSPCLVQGDGAENSIIEAIKEINDPKWEVDVIIAGRGGGSFEDLMAFNQEAVVMAYYNSKIPIISAVGHEIDRVLTDLAADATTPTPTAAAKLAVPNVSDTLIRLDEMEDRLKSALNAVVRLGKERWIGITGRPVFQNPKSLLETRSTSLEELMTKISLLGKNYLVRKQSEFQKFDTLTQNWKSYLERIQNKFTLAEQRLVHFSPLGTLQRGYSVVRNKEKQVISSIHKIKENESLEVFLSDGKLLVEVKEKI; encoded by the coding sequence ATGGAAACAGTAGATTCATCTCTCAGTGTCAGTGAGGTCAACCGCCTCATCAAATCCAAACTCCAGGACTCTCCTGAATTTAAAAACATTTGGATTCGGGGAGAGATCTCCAACCATTCCCAAACGAATAGTTCCGGGCATATGTATTTCTCTCTGAAAGATCAGGCAAGTGTGATCAAATGTGCCTTCTTTTCTTTTCAGGCTAAAAACTATCGTGGCACACCCCTTCGCAATGGAATGGAGATTTTGGTTTACGGTTCTGTCTCTGTGTATGAACCCGGTGGGTATTATAGTATCACTGTTCAAAAAGTAGAAGAGATTGGGGAAGGAGACATCCTTTTAAAAATTGAAAAACTAAAAAAGGCCCTTCACGAAAAAGGCATTTTTGATGTGACCCGCAAACGCCCTCTCCCAAAATTTCCGAAACGCCTAGGCATTGTGACTTCGCCAAAAGGTGCTGCCGTCGAAGACATCATTCGGATTGCCACCGATCTCAATCCATCCATTCAAATTTTAGTTTCCCCTTGCCTTGTACAAGGAGACGGAGCTGAAAATTCCATCATTGAAGCCATCAAAGAAATCAATGATCCCAAGTGGGAAGTAGATGTGATCATTGCAGGACGTGGTGGTGGTTCTTTTGAAGATCTTATGGCTTTCAACCAAGAAGCAGTGGTAATGGCCTATTACAATTCTAAGATTCCCATCATCTCAGCTGTAGGACATGAAATTGATCGTGTGCTCACTGACCTTGCTGCTGATGCCACAACTCCCACACCAACGGCTGCAGCAAAACTCGCAGTCCCCAATGTTTCCGATACACTCATCCGTTTGGATGAAATGGAAGATCGATTAAAATCGGCACTAAATGCAGTTGTTCGTTTGGGAAAAGAAAGGTGGATAGGAATCACAGGAAGGCCTGTGTTCCAAAATCCTAAATCTCTTTTAGAAACAAGATCCACCTCACTTGAGGAACTCATGACAAAAATTTCCCTTCTCGGGAAAAACTATTTGGTACGCAAACAAAGTGAATTTCAAAAATTTGATACGCTAACTCAAAACTGGAAATCGTATCTAGAGCGCATCCAAAATAAATTTACGCTCGCAGAACAACGATTAGTGCACTTTTCTCCTCTTGGAACTTTACAACGAGGATATTCCGTGGTTCGAAACAAGGAAAAACAAGTGATATCCTCCATTCATAAAATCAAAGAAAATGAAAGTTTGGAAGTTTTTCTTTCTGATGGAAAACTTCTAGTGGAAGTAAAAGAAAAAATATAG
- a CDS encoding D-alanine--D-alanine ligase: MIQTKIALLFGGISGEHTISIRSSHFIFNTIDRDKYQVCPVYIDQTGKFWIADGKNPVYPDPAGKSELEFLNEFSSSNQITKSTSGAGLLDHGFKAAFLGLHGGAGEDGRIQGFLDVLGIPYTGSGVLASALAMDKYRANLLFQTIGIPVAPFVDLVKGKSDARKIVLNLPFEFPVFIKPTLGGSSVNTGMAKTPEEAMVLIDKIFVSEDRVLIQKLISGTEVSIGVLERFEGEKRIPFALVPTEIRPKSEFFDFEAKYTKGGSEEITPAPVGDAITKKLQEYTLLCHDILGCKGYSRTDFIISDGIPYVLETNTLPGMTGTSLIPQQAKAVGIEMKEVFTWLLRLALS, encoded by the coding sequence ATGATCCAAACCAAAATCGCACTGCTTTTCGGAGGTATCTCCGGGGAACACACCATCTCCATTCGTTCTTCTCATTTCATTTTCAATACAATAGACCGGGACAAATACCAAGTTTGTCCGGTTTATATTGACCAAACGGGAAAATTTTGGATTGCGGATGGAAAAAATCCGGTGTATCCAGATCCTGCTGGCAAATCCGAATTAGAATTTTTGAATGAATTTTCTTCTTCGAACCAAATCACAAAATCCACATCTGGTGCGGGATTATTAGATCATGGATTTAAGGCCGCCTTTCTCGGATTACACGGTGGTGCTGGGGAAGATGGAAGGATCCAAGGATTCTTAGATGTATTAGGAATTCCTTATACTGGCTCCGGGGTCCTGGCCTCTGCTCTTGCCATGGACAAATACCGGGCCAATCTTTTATTCCAAACCATAGGAATCCCGGTGGCCCCCTTTGTGGATTTAGTTAAAGGAAAATCGGATGCAAGGAAAATTGTTTTAAACTTACCTTTTGAATTCCCTGTCTTCATCAAACCAACGCTTGGTGGCTCCAGTGTCAATACGGGAATGGCAAAAACCCCCGAAGAGGCCATGGTTCTTATCGATAAAATTTTTGTTTCAGAAGACCGAGTCCTCATCCAAAAACTGATTTCAGGAACCGAAGTTTCCATCGGAGTATTGGAACGTTTCGAAGGGGAAAAACGAATTCCATTTGCTTTAGTTCCGACAGAGATTCGTCCCAAATCGGAATTTTTTGATTTTGAAGCCAAGTATACAAAAGGTGGAAGTGAGGAGATCACGCCTGCGCCAGTGGGGGATGCAATCACAAAAAAACTCCAAGAGTATACTTTGTTATGCCACGATATTCTTGGTTGCAAAGGTTACTCGCGAACCGATTTTATCATCAGCGATGGAATTCCTTATGTTTTGGAAACCAATACACTTCCAGGAATGACAGGAACAAGTCTTATCCCCCAACAAGCAAAAGCAGTCGGGATAGAGATGAAAGAGGTCTTTACTTGGCTTCTGCGACTTGCTCTTTCTTAG
- a CDS encoding SpoIIE family protein phosphatase, with protein MNSWGNIAFDFYTFGSLVGVIFAFYNAQFFLTVKEKSEATYRLGMGTLWLGIFHFGYMINFSFMGPAAAYMRWLVIIGAMAGASYLTSFFLSYPEVYFPRLKKYLFWIMNFIVVTVTGYFVFISLTAGRLFFFSGHYWDFPVPVFYKVYALIVLVFFVTFSLVAIFQIFKMPKESRFATASILIAFSALTILPGIMNAQSRDGAIGRGLYQTITDLVLVVGLFVANVVYINNTKDKTTIISRIIGISLASFLLVLQLVAYSVIQQSESNYDMVRTARAKNFIAGLETDQTPSFHYTYDINQKEFVRKKGMDETSVDPFSYESEYWNSWALETILSYKTKSDWKGKTENLLPKLPDTSKGYAAEIKRLLSLDKISNPEALIHELESEKRKILYTRNKLREIPAKNFSEGALSLVSKTEGPLSGFYGAARSVLETDLPEEKKAEVLDQMFSPMPNHGDRNYRGRVKFAEDNPEYSFYISYLVVDKEKGLIHEVGYPYLDYREFQEEVTLPWIIGVLSLAVLVIFGYRLFFLIALLRPIEQIIEGLTEVNSGNLEHRLTVHVEDDIGFMARSFNRMVRSIQAARKKLEQYADQLEVKVQERTKELENSLKEVQSLKHQQDGDYFLTSLLLQPFNANNANHDNVQVDFLLEQKKKFTFRQYEKEIGGDLNIANQIFLNNRSYTVFLNADAMGKSMQGAGGALVLGSVFESIITRTQLLSEARNTYPERWIKNTFLELHKIFEGFDGSMLVSLVLGLIDNETGLLYFINAEHPWMVLYRDGIASFIENELMFRKLGTSGVQGNLYIKTFQLEVGDVLLAGSDGRDDLLISHTEDGKRVINEDERLFLRVVEAGKGELDGIYEELRKYGSLTDDLSILRVSFIEEKERYKIEKERLKEIQSLLHKAKEASESADLQEAVSYLEQANSLEENIPEIKKKFIQLYLKLKDYGNAKKMAKDYSLLKPMDTEIMYITAFCARKVADIKTAIDFGERVRLRDPNHVKNLINLGQTYLADKNLSRAENILSSALELDPENPSLQRLLDHIRKKQNKQDVVN; from the coding sequence ATGAACTCTTGGGGAAATATAGCGTTTGATTTTTATACATTCGGCTCACTCGTCGGTGTCATTTTTGCTTTTTACAATGCACAATTTTTTTTGACGGTTAAAGAAAAATCCGAGGCAACATATCGATTGGGAATGGGGACTCTTTGGCTGGGTATATTCCACTTTGGCTATATGATTAACTTTTCCTTTATGGGACCTGCTGCCGCATACATGCGATGGCTTGTGATCATAGGAGCCATGGCCGGAGCTTCTTACCTAACTAGTTTTTTCTTAAGTTATCCAGAGGTTTATTTTCCTAGGTTAAAAAAATACCTCTTCTGGATTATGAATTTTATCGTTGTGACGGTAACAGGTTATTTTGTATTCATTAGTCTAACAGCCGGTAGATTGTTTTTCTTTAGTGGGCATTATTGGGATTTTCCGGTTCCTGTGTTTTATAAAGTATATGCCCTGATTGTGTTGGTATTTTTTGTTACTTTTTCTCTCGTTGCCATATTTCAGATTTTTAAAATGCCAAAGGAATCTCGGTTTGCCACAGCAAGCATTCTGATTGCTTTTAGTGCCCTAACGATCCTACCAGGAATTATGAATGCACAATCAAGAGATGGTGCCATTGGTCGTGGGCTCTACCAGACAATTACAGATCTTGTGTTGGTAGTCGGTTTATTTGTCGCAAACGTTGTTTATATCAATAATACAAAAGATAAAACAACAATCATCTCACGTATCATCGGAATCTCTCTTGCATCGTTTTTACTCGTTTTACAACTTGTAGCTTATTCCGTAATCCAACAGTCTGAATCTAACTACGATATGGTGCGTACAGCTCGGGCCAAAAACTTTATCGCAGGACTTGAAACAGACCAAACTCCGAGTTTCCATTACACGTATGATATAAATCAAAAAGAATTTGTCCGTAAAAAAGGGATGGATGAAACCTCCGTCGATCCATTCAGTTATGAATCTGAATATTGGAATTCCTGGGCGTTAGAAACCATTCTTTCTTATAAGACAAAAAGTGATTGGAAAGGAAAAACAGAGAATTTATTGCCAAAATTACCTGATACAAGCAAAGGTTATGCGGCAGAAATCAAACGACTTTTGTCCTTAGATAAAATTTCGAATCCAGAAGCTCTCATTCATGAACTGGAGTCTGAAAAACGTAAAATTCTTTACACAAGAAACAAATTACGAGAAATTCCTGCGAAGAATTTTTCCGAAGGTGCATTGTCCCTCGTTTCAAAAACAGAAGGGCCACTTTCGGGGTTTTACGGTGCTGCTCGTTCTGTTTTGGAAACCGATCTTCCTGAGGAAAAAAAGGCCGAAGTTCTAGACCAAATGTTTTCTCCTATGCCTAATCATGGAGATAGAAATTACCGAGGTCGTGTTAAGTTTGCCGAAGACAATCCTGAATATTCGTTTTACATAAGTTATCTCGTTGTAGACAAAGAAAAGGGTCTTATCCATGAAGTAGGGTATCCTTATCTAGATTATAGAGAATTCCAAGAAGAGGTCACTCTCCCTTGGATCATTGGTGTTTTGTCACTGGCAGTGCTTGTGATTTTTGGATACCGTTTGTTTTTCCTAATCGCACTTTTACGGCCTATCGAACAAATCATTGAAGGTTTGACAGAGGTAAACTCTGGAAACTTAGAACATAGGCTGACAGTTCATGTAGAAGATGATATTGGTTTTATGGCCCGTTCCTTCAACCGAATGGTGCGTTCCATCCAAGCGGCACGTAAAAAATTGGAACAATATGCAGACCAATTGGAAGTAAAAGTACAAGAACGTACGAAGGAATTAGAAAATTCCTTAAAAGAAGTCCAATCGCTCAAACACCAACAAGATGGGGATTATTTTTTGACCTCGCTTCTTTTGCAGCCATTTAACGCGAATAATGCGAATCATGACAATGTCCAAGTGGATTTTTTATTAGAACAAAAGAAAAAATTTACCTTCCGCCAATATGAAAAAGAAATTGGTGGAGATTTGAATATTGCCAACCAAATTTTTCTAAACAACCGTTCATATACAGTGTTTTTAAATGCTGATGCTATGGGTAAGTCCATGCAGGGCGCTGGAGGCGCTCTGGTGCTTGGTTCGGTTTTTGAGTCCATCATCACTCGTACGCAACTCCTAAGTGAAGCAAGGAACACTTACCCAGAACGTTGGATCAAAAATACATTTTTAGAACTGCATAAAATCTTTGAGGGTTTTGATGGTTCCATGTTAGTTTCCTTAGTCCTTGGCTTAATTGATAACGAAACAGGTTTGTTGTATTTTATCAACGCGGAACACCCTTGGATGGTTTTGTACCGAGATGGAATTGCGAGTTTTATCGAAAACGAATTGATGTTTCGAAAATTAGGAACTTCAGGAGTCCAAGGAAATTTATACATCAAAACCTTTCAGTTAGAGGTGGGTGATGTTTTACTTGCCGGATCTGACGGACGAGATGATTTACTCATTTCCCACACGGAAGATGGGAAACGTGTGATTAACGAAGATGAAAGGCTTTTCCTTCGAGTTGTGGAAGCAGGAAAGGGAGAACTCGATGGAATCTATGAAGAACTTCGAAAGTATGGAAGTTTGACAGATGATTTATCGATTTTACGAGTTTCCTTTATTGAAGAAAAAGAACGTTATAAAATCGAAAAAGAAAGGCTAAAGGAAATCCAATCGCTTTTACACAAAGCAAAAGAAGCGAGCGAATCTGCGGATCTCCAGGAAGCAGTTTCGTATTTGGAACAGGCGAATTCATTGGAAGAAAACATTCCAGAGATCAAAAAGAAATTCATCCAACTCTATTTGAAACTCAAAGACTATGGGAATGCCAAAAAAATGGCCAAAGACTATAGTTTGTTAAAACCAATGGACACGGAAATTATGTACATCACTGCTTTTTGTGCAAGAAAAGTGGCTGATATCAAAACTGCCATCGATTTTGGGGAAAGGGTGCGCCTTCGTGATCCAAACCATGTCAAAAACTTGATCAATTTGGGCCAGACCTACCTGGCAGATAAAAATCTGTCTCGGGCGGAGAACATTCTCAGTTCAGCCTTGGAGCTTGACCCAGAAAATCCTAGCTTGCAAAGGCTCCTTGATCACATTCGCAAAAAACAAAACAAACAAGATGTCGTGAATTAG
- a CDS encoding DedA family protein codes for MLDFLQFDAFLARILELPPLVLWIFFCFSNFLENVFPPWPGDTVTVFSGFLSSSPGSPLSLISIVAATYLGNLLGALVMYFFGERFLYFLKRSRFLFLSAFYQEENLHKTLDWFRKYEIVVVLLSRFSAGIRFFVSIVAGMSKMNVIKFITLYSIAISLWCGLLLFGGSLLGSNWNQIIVILSYYNQTIGIVLICIFLCFLYQIWKKRNTKLT; via the coding sequence GTGCTCGATTTCCTACAGTTTGATGCTTTCTTGGCTCGGATCTTAGAGTTGCCCCCACTTGTTCTTTGGATTTTTTTCTGTTTCTCTAATTTTCTGGAGAATGTTTTTCCCCCTTGGCCTGGGGATACGGTCACAGTATTTTCAGGATTTTTATCCTCTTCACCAGGCTCTCCGCTTTCTTTGATTTCTATTGTAGCAGCGACTTACTTGGGGAATCTATTGGGAGCTCTCGTTATGTATTTTTTTGGAGAGAGATTCCTCTATTTTCTAAAACGATCACGGTTCCTTTTTTTGTCTGCATTCTACCAAGAGGAAAACTTACACAAAACTTTGGATTGGTTTCGAAAATATGAGATTGTAGTAGTGCTTTTGTCTCGGTTCTCAGCTGGGATTCGTTTTTTCGTATCCATTGTTGCCGGTATGTCCAAAATGAACGTCATTAAATTTATTACTTTATACTCTATTGCGATTTCTTTATGGTGCGGGCTTCTTCTTTTCGGCGGTTCTCTACTTGGGTCGAACTGGAACCAAATCATTGTTATATTATCTTATTATAACCAAACGATTGGAATTGTTCTCATTTGTATATTTTTGTGCTTTCTATACCAAATTTGGAAGAAAAGAAATACAAAGTTGACATGA
- a CDS encoding exodeoxyribonuclease VII small subunit: protein MVEKKTISFEEALRELEEIAEKLERGTLSLEDSIKAYERGMELKKICSERLVDAEAKIEFLSKAPSGEIVKTTVKKKKDETPSKPVEEDLF, encoded by the coding sequence ATGGTAGAGAAAAAAACGATTAGTTTTGAAGAAGCCCTTCGCGAATTAGAAGAAATTGCTGAAAAATTGGAAAGAGGGACTCTTTCTTTAGAAGATTCCATCAAAGCCTATGAAAGAGGAATGGAACTCAAAAAAATTTGTTCCGAAAGACTTGTGGATGCAGAAGCAAAAATTGAATTTTTATCTAAAGCTCCGAGTGGTGAAATTGTAAAAACAACTGTCAAAAAAAAGAAGGATGAAACTCCTTCTAAACCAGTGGAAGAAGATTTATTTTAG